Below is a genomic region from Bordetella pertussis 18323.
CATGGCTTCGTCGCCACCAAGGCGATCACCCATGCGTTGCCGCATGACGGCTGCGCCGCCCCTGCGGCCTGGTCGCGCGAACTGGACGCGCGGCTGTCCGACTGCGTGCTGCCCGGCTGCACGGTCTTCGCGCTGGACGAGGCGCGCCAGGCCGGCGCGCGGATGCTGCGCACCAGTGCGCTGCGCGTCAAGCCGGTGCGCGCCACCGCCGGCCGCGGCCAGCGCAAGGTCGCCGACGCGGCGGCGCTGGACCAGGCGCTGGCCGAACAGGATGCTGGCGAGGTGCGCCGCTATGGCCTGGTGCTGGAGGAACACCTGGAAGACATCTCGACCTACAGCGTCGGCGTGGCGCAGGTGGGCGTCCATCTGGCCAGCTATATCGGCACGCAGTCGCTGACGCTGGACCACGCGGGCCTGGAAGTCTACGGCGGCTCGGACCTGTGGTTCGTGTCGGGTCCCCTGCCCGCCCTGCTGCAGCTGGAACTGGACGCGCCGCGGCGCGCCGCGCTGGAGCATGCCATGCGTTACGACGAACAGGCGTTCGCCTGCTATCCGCGCCTGTACGCGTCGCGCCGCAACTATGACGTGGCGCGCGGCCGCGATGCGCAGGGCCGCTGGCGCACCGGCGTGCTGGAACAATCGTGGCGGGCCGGCGGGGCCAGCCTGGCCGAGATCGCCGCGCTGCGCGCGTTCGCGCAGGATGGCGGCCTGCGGCGCGCGCACGCCGCCACCAGCGAACACTACGGTCCGGACCCGGCGCACCCGCCCGGCACGCGCATCGTATTCCACGCCCACGACGCCGAGGTCGGCTTCATTTCCAAGGCCGGCGGCATGACGCAAGACAACGGCACGGACGATGACGACACATAGCGAAACCATCACGATCCCCGTGTTCGACACGCAGGTGGCCGGCACCCTGCTCACGCCGCGCGCCAAGCTGCCCGGCGTGCTGTTCGTCCATGGCTGGGGCGGCAACCAGCGCTTCGACCTGAGCCGCGCGCGCGACATCGCCGGGCTGGGCTGCATCTGCCTGACCTTCGACCTGCGCGGCCATGCCGCCACCGAGGCGCAGCGGCGCCAGGTCACGCGCGAGGACAGCCTGCGCGACATCATGGCCGCCTATGACGCGCTGATCGCCCACCCAGCCGTCGATACGTCCGCCATCGCGGTGGTGGGCAGCAGCTATGGCGGCTATCTGGCCGCCATCCTGACCACGCTGCGCGCGGTGCGCTGGCTGGCGCTGCACGTGCCGGCGCTGTACCGCGATGACGAATGGGCCCAGCCCAAGCTGCAGCTCGACCGCGCCGCCATCTCCGCCTACCGGCACGCCACCGTGGCGCCGGAGGGCAACCGCGCCTTGAGCGCCTGCTCGTCGTTTCGCGGCGACGTGCTGATCGTGGAGGCCGAGCACGACGACTACATTCCGCACTCGACCATCATGAGCTACCGCGGCGCGTTCCTGCATTCCCACTCGCTGACCCATCGCATCGTCGACGGCGCCGATCACGCGCTGAGCGACAAGCGCTGCCAGCAGGCCTATTCGTCCATCCTGCTGAACTGGGCCACCGAAATGGTGGTGGGCGCGCGGGTGGGCGCGGGCCGGCCCGCCTGAGCGCGCGGGCACGCCGCTTGCCGCCCACTGGCCACGCAGACGCCATGAACCCATTGCAACGCCTGCCGCATTGTCACGCCCTGCGGCGCGCGGCGGGCAACCCGGAGCCCTAGACCATGAAACCCACCCCCACGTCCCAGGACCGCAAGCAGGATGACGACACCCAACGCGAAGCGCAGCGCAGCCACGGCAGCCAGCAGGCACGCACTAAGAAGGACGGCCATGTATCGCAGATAGGCAGCAACCAGGATCAGTCCAGCCAACGCAACCGGGGCCAGGGCGCGCGCCGCTCGTGAGCCCCGCGGCGCCCGCCGCGCTGCGCTATGTGGACGACAGCCGTCCCGGCCTGGCGCGCCGCCGGCTACCTGTGAACTGTCAATAGGTTGTATTCGTCCAGGTTGAGTCTGGAGATGGGTACAGCGCGCCCGATGCCTTGGTGGGGTCGATGCCAGTTGTAGTGGTGTAGCCAGGATTTCATGGCATCGGCTCGGTGTTGGGAGTTCTGGTAGGTGTGAGCGTAAGCCCACTCACGCAAGGCCGACTGGATGAAGCGTTCGGCCTTGCCATTGGTCTGTGGGCGGTAAGGTCGGGTAAAGCGGTGCTTGATGCCCAGCTCATGGCACAGCGCGGCGAAGGCGCGGCTGCGAAAGGCCGAGCCATTGTCGGTGAGCAAGCGCTGGATGGTCACGCCCAGGCGCTGGTAGTAGGCCACTGCGTCCTTGAGGAACTGGACGGCGCTGGGGAAGCGCTCGTCGGGGTGGATGTCGGTGAAGGCCAAGCGGGCGTGGTCATCGATGGCCACGAAGACGAAGTCCCAGCCGGCCCCCTCAACGGTATCGCGTCGGTTGCCCGTGACCCGGTGGCCAGGGCGCTGGATACGTCCCAGCTTCTTGATGTCGATGTGCAGCAGATCGCCGGGGGCCTGATGCTCGTAGCGCACCACCGGCTCGGCCGGCTCCAGGTCGGCCAGGTGCGACAGACCGGCGCGGGCCAGGACGCGGCTGACGGTGCTGGCTGACACGCCCAGCGCCTGGGCGATGCGCGCTTGGGTCAGCCGCTTGCGGCGCAGCTCCACGATAGCCAGCGCCTTGGCCGGCGCAATCGCTCGGGGCGAGACCGTCGGGCGCGAGGACGCATCGGCCAAGCCCGCCTGGCCCTGAGCCAGGAAGCGGCCCAGCCATTTGCGCACAGTCGGCGCGGTGACCCCATAGGCGCGGGCCGCTTCAGGCACACAAACTTGATGGGCGATCAATTGCTGGACCATTTCGAGTCGACGTAGGAAGGTCAATCGGGCATGCTTATGGGTGTTCATCCGGCCGGGCTCCTTGAGTGAACTGGGAGGTTGGCGATTTCCAGTTTCTCAAATCCGGTTCGGATGAACCATGCATACAACCTATTGAATCTTCACAACTAGCCGGCTGCGGCTGGAACACGCCACCCGGGCCCGGCCGGTATACCTGGCCGGTCTGACCCTGCTGGGCGGCGGGGCGTTCTTCCTGCTGGCCTGGCTGAGCCGGCGGCGTCCGCCAGGCGATTGAGGGCGCGGCGCTACGAGCCGCCCAGCCCGGCGGCCAGCCGGAACGCGACGGGGATCAGCAGCGAGGCCAGGATGACTTGCAGCCCCAGCGCCAGGCCGGCATAGGCGCCGGCGTCGGCGTTGACCTGGATGGCGCGCGCCGCGCCGATGCCGTGCGACACCGTGCCCAGCGCGAACCCCCGGTCGGCCCAGTCCTGCCGGCCGCGCACCGGGCCAAGAAGATCGAACAGGTATTTGCCGGTCAGCGCGCCCACCAGCCCGGTCAGCGCGGCGAACACGGCCGACAGCGCGGGGATGCCGCCCAGGGTTTCGGAAAGGCCCATGGCCACGGGCGCGGTGACCGACTTGGGGGCCAGCGACAGGATGATGTCGCGCGGCAGGCCGACGGCCCAGCCCAGCAGCACCGCGCTGGCGCAGGCCACCGCGCCGCCGAACAGGGCCGCCCACAGCAGCCGGGCCCAGCGGCGGCGCAGCTCGGCGCGCCGCATCCACAAGGGCCAGGCCAGCGCCACCACCGCCGGGCCGAGCAGGAAGTGGATGAACTGGGCGCCGCCGAAATAGGTGGGGTAGGGCACGCCGAAGGCCAGCAGGCCGGCGGCCAGCACCACCATGCTCCATAGCACCGGATTGGCCA
It encodes:
- a CDS encoding LrgB family protein, which produces MYLSSTPLFGLTATLTVYLSAHAMYLRLGQVPLANPVLWSMVVLAAGLLAFGVPYPTYFGGAQFIHFLLGPAVVALAWPLWMRRAELRRRWARLLWAALFGGAVACASAVLLGWAVGLPRDIILSLAPKSVTAPVAMGLSETLGGIPALSAVFAALTGLVGALTGKYLFDLLGPVRGRQDWADRGFALGTVSHGIGAARAIQVNADAGAYAGLALGLQVILASLLIPVAFRLAAGLGGS
- a CDS encoding IS481-like element IS481 family transposase — encoded protein: MNTHKHARLTFLRRLEMVQQLIAHQVCVPEAARAYGVTAPTVRKWLGRFLAQGQAGLADASSRPTVSPRAIAPAKALAIVELRRKRLTQARIAQALGVSASTVSRVLARAGLSHLADLEPAEPVVRYEHQAPGDLLHIDIKKLGRIQRPGHRVTGNRRDTVEGAGWDFVFVAIDDHARLAFTDIHPDERFPSAVQFLKDAVAYYQRLGVTIQRLLTDNGSAFRSRAFAALCHELGIKHRFTRPYRPQTNGKAERFIQSALREWAYAHTYQNSQHRADAMKSWLHHYNWHRPHQGIGRAVPISRLNLDEYNLLTVHR
- a CDS encoding DUF3182 family protein translates to MNPAAAVPRRPVDLVVAHPGRRDAPRHERASLRALGLDIAELLGCEYADALPAAARDPRLRVYYVPARTLLDGRALALGIQGPDDLFGGVAPHGFVATKAITHALPHDGCAAPAAWSRELDARLSDCVLPGCTVFALDEARQAGARMLRTSALRVKPVRATAGRGQRKVADAAALDQALAEQDAGEVRRYGLVLEEHLEDISTYSVGVAQVGVHLASYIGTQSLTLDHAGLEVYGGSDLWFVSGPLPALLQLELDAPRRAALEHAMRYDEQAFACYPRLYASRRNYDVARGRDAQGRWRTGVLEQSWRAGGASLAEIAALRAFAQDGGLRRAHAATSEHYGPDPAHPPGTRIVFHAHDAEVGFISKAGGMTQDNGTDDDDT
- a CDS encoding alpha/beta hydrolase family protein — its product is MTTHSETITIPVFDTQVAGTLLTPRAKLPGVLFVHGWGGNQRFDLSRARDIAGLGCICLTFDLRGHAATEAQRRQVTREDSLRDIMAAYDALIAHPAVDTSAIAVVGSSYGGYLAAILTTLRAVRWLALHVPALYRDDEWAQPKLQLDRAAISAYRHATVAPEGNRALSACSSFRGDVLIVEAEHDDYIPHSTIMSYRGAFLHSHSLTHRIVDGADHALSDKRCQQAYSSILLNWATEMVVGARVGAGRPA